Proteins encoded by one window of Anopheles maculipalpis chromosome 2RL, idAnoMacuDA_375_x, whole genome shotgun sequence:
- the LOC126559148 gene encoding cuticle protein 19.8-like encodes MASKISIIAIALLLVNVHAQQYGQQVGRRSQDRLNQLRSYDDGARPSRNYNDQYNDQRYLGRNQDQDLQDRRERDEYDRDDYSYGYAVRDELSGDIKSQQETRNGDRVRGQYRTLESDGTERIVDYTADDIRGFNAVVRHQPSVGSRAQIVHTLQPAVLIRQPQSVGTLASGNNRPALLTTPQQASTVLLRN; translated from the exons ATGGCATCAAAG aTCTCCATCATCGCCATCGCACTACTGCTGGTTAACGTCCATGCGCAGCAGTATGGTCAGCAGGTGGGCCGTCGATCGCAGGATCGCTTGAATCAGCTCCGATCCTACGACGATGGTGCACGGCCATCTCGCAACTACAACGATCAGTACAACGATCAGCGCTACTTGGGTCGTAACCAGGACCAGGATCTACAGGACCGACGTGAACGTGACGAATACGATCGCGACGACTACAGCTATGGATACGCTGTACGTGATGAGCTTTCGGGTGACATCAAGAGCCAGCAGGAAACGCGCAACGGAGACAGGGTACGCGGCCAGTACCGAACGCTAGAATCGGacggtacggaacgcatcgtCGACTACACCGCTGACGATATTCGCGGATTCAATGCGGTCGTACGTCATCAGCCGTCGGTAGGCTCGCGTGCACAGATCGTACACACCCTGCAGCCAGCCGTTCTCATCAGACAGCCGCAGTCCGTTGGAACGCTTGCATCGGGCAACAATCGTCCAGCTCTGCTTACTACTCCTCAACAAGCCTCTACCGTGCTGCTGCGCAACTAA
- the LOC126559153 gene encoding uncharacterized protein LOC126559153, which produces MEWIRRQLNIVWHLDEGRDYLYFLRPFQLVAGYPINLRPVLAKLVTIVRLAAYLVYLTSLIHKIYYVLYRPEDINYVSFVSGGITVLVAVLLLMIIFTVHYDAFQQLGDFLNDRSFAQDHPQASKIRQRWYRWSNCLILGPQCGIILILLQTWFSRQHMKKHTMLVIRGEPIGTEFSHFAYVSFLYFPTVGFFMGCSIVNAILVGFMGEMELLATCLGDVFKTVESQLGVQKAQNNRTAFWITLHDQLRQCAKRHCEIFTMLPKLQRMASFVFLQHHIFSLGLVTAGCYVTLRGPALRENVVLSEYPISVVVEYFIFCQLVERLQDMNHYIAEKLYGTDWMLELQFSRKFQREYRSESLTIGLLINRSQQRIRFTCGSINAVSMEKFTEFINLSYSIVMFLLSIN; this is translated from the exons ATGGAGTGGATCAGACGGCAGCTTAACATAGTGTGGCATCTGGACGAGGGCCGTGACTATCTTTACTTTCTGCGTCCTTTTCAATTGGTGGCAGGTTATCCGATTAATTTAAGGCCCGTACTAGCGAAGTTGGTGACTATCGTTCGCCTCGCAGCGTATCTTGTATATCTTACCAGCTTGATACACAAGATTTACTACGTACTCTATCGACCAGAGGACATTAACTACGTCTCGTTCGTATCGGGAGGCATTACGGTACTGGTGGccgtactgctgctgatgatcatTTTCACCGTCCACTACGATGCGTTTCAacagttgggtgactttttgAATGATCGTTCCTTTGCGCAAGATCATCCACAGGCTTCCAAGATCCGGCAACGCTGGTATCGCTGGAGTAATTGCCTAATTCTCGGGCCGCAGTGCGGCATCATACTCATTCTATTGCAGACATGGTTTTCCCGGCAGCACATGAAAAAGCACACCATGCTGGTCATACGCGGAGAACCGATTGGAACCGAGTTTTCCCATTTCGCGTACGTAAGCTTTCTCTACTTTCCGACGGTTGGCTTCTTTATGGGGTGCTCGATAGTGAATGCAATTTTGGTGGGTTTTATGGGCGAAATGGAACTGTTAGCTACCTGTCTGGGGGATGTTTTCAAAACGGTTGAAAGCCAGCTTGGTGTCCagaaagcacaaaacaatCGGACAGCATTTTGGATCACATTGCACGATCAACTGCGCCAATGTGCAAAGCGGCACTGTGAAATATTCAC AATGCTTCCGAAATTGCAACGAATGGCCAGCTTTGTCTTTCTGCAGCATCACATCTTCTCGCTGGGACTCGTGACGGCCGGATGTTACGTGACACTGCGGGGACCGGCATTGCGTGAAAACGTAGTGCTGAGCGAATATCCGATCTCGGTCGTGGTGGAATACTTTATCTTTTGTCAGCTGGTTGAGAGATTGCAGGACATG AATCATTATATCGCTGAAAAGCTGTACGGCACTGATTGGATGCTGGAGTTGCAGTTTTCGCGCAAGTTTCAACGTGAATATCGATCGGAGTCCCTTACTATCGGTTTGCTGATAAATCGCAGTCAACAAAGAATTAGGTTCACCTGTGGCTCTATCAACGCAGTGTCGATGGAAAAATTTACCGAGTTCATCAATTTGTCATACTCGATTGTGATGTTTTTACTAAGCATAAATTGA